The following nucleotide sequence is from Tolumonas lignilytica.
GGCGGAACAGCTTAACGAAGAACAGGTGGCCAAATTCTCGGTCAATCAGTACCGCTTCCCCGGTTGCAGCATCGAAGCCTATCTGAAACGTCATTACCCTTATGCCGATGAGTTAACCCATGCGCTGGGTTATGTAGCCCGCATTAACGTCAAGGATCTGCAGCGTCTTGATAAAGAAGGCAAACTCGCCAATTACGCCGCCACGCATGATATCGGTAAACAGGGTGTTGAAAAGTATTACGAAGATGAGCTGCATGGTCAGGCCGGCTATCAGGAAGTGGAAGTCAACAATAAAGGACGCGTATTACGGACACTGAAATACCAGCCGCCACAAGCCGGGCAGGATCTGTATCTCAGTATCGATAGTAAGCTGCAAAAACGCGGTTATGAGCTGATGCAAGGCCGCAAGGGCGGGATCATCATGATGGATCCGCGGGATGGCTCAATACTGGCCTTTGTTTCGGCCCCCAGCTATGACCCGAACATTTTCGTTCGTGGCGTCACGGGGAAAGAATATTCAGCCCTGTTGAATGATCCGGCTCGACCGCTGATCAACCGTATCTCACAAGGCGGTTATGCACCGGCTTCAACCGTGAAACCCTTGTTGGCCGTCATGGGTCTCAACGAGGGGGCTATCACACCGACATCCCGTTACTTTGGTGGTCCTACCTTCCAGATCCCCGGTACCGCACGTAAATTCCGTGACTGGCGCCGAGGAGGGCATGGCTGGCTGGACGTATACCGGGCGATCGAAGTTTCAGCAGATACCTTCTTTTATGATCTCGCTTACCGGGTCGGTATCGATAAAATCAATGAATACATGACGCGCTTCGGCTTTGGCAATTATTCCGGTCTCGATATTTACGAAGAAAGCACCGGGGTGTTGCCATCCCGTGACTGGAAACTGAAACGCCACCGCCAGCCTTGGTTCCAGGGTGATACTATTTCGGTTGGTATCGGCCAAGGTTATTGGACGGCAACGCTGATCCAGTTGGCCCGTGCGCACAGTATTCTGACGCAACATGGTCGGATCATCACACCGCATCTGGGCTTGGCGTTTGGTCATGGTGATAAAAGACAACCTATCGTGCCGCCGGAACAAGAACCGATCAAAGTAAAAGACGATAGTTACTGGGGCGTCTCCCTGCAGGGGATGTATCTGGTTATTAATGGGCCAGAAGGTTCAGGACGTCACGCCTTTGCCGGAGCCCCCTACAAAGCAGCGGGTAAGTCGGGAACGGCGCAGATCGTTGGCATGAAAGAAAACCAGCGCTACGATGCCAGCAAAATCAAGGCTGAACATCGTGATAATGCGTTGTTTGTTAGTTTTGCTCCTTTTGACAACCCGCGCGTTGTTTGTGCCGTCATTCTTGAAAATGCGGGTGGCGGTGGTAAGAATGCAGCACCTATCGCCAGAGCGATGCTCGATGCGTATCTGCTTGGCAAATATGATGCTGATGTGAAAGATGATGATGAGGCGGCGGCACATTGAACGAAGAAAATAGTAAATCGCAGCTTTGGCAGAAAATTCATATCGATTTGCCACTGTTGTTCGCCATCATAGCACTGCTGTCATTCAGTATGGTGATCCTGTATTCCGCAACGGGTCAACATATGGATATGCTGCTAAATAAGCTAATCCATATGAGCATCGCTTTTACTGTCATGCTGATCATGGCGCAGTTTTCACCTGGGTTCTATGCTCGTTGGGCACCCCCAGCCTATCTCGTCTGTATTTTGTTGCTGCTATGCGTCATGGTATTTGGTCATATCGGTAAAGGTGCACAACGCTGGTTGGATCTGGGTTTCATTAAGTTCCAGCCATCCGAGTTCCTGAAGATTGTTATGCCAATGACCATTGCCGCTTTCATGGATCGGCATCCCTTACCCCCCCGTCTGGCTCATGTGGCAATCGCTCTGACGCTGGTGCTAATACCAACCATACTGATCGCCAAGCAACCTGATTTGGGTACGGCTATTCTGGTGGCGGTTTCTGGGGTTTTTGTTATTTTCCTGGCTGGGATTAACTGGTGGCTGATCATTGCTGCCGTAGCGTTGCTCTGTGCTTTTATGCCCGTCATCTGGTTCTTCCTCATGCACGACTATCAGCGCCAACGGGTGCTGACGTTTCTGAATCCGGAAAATGATCCGCTGGGTACGGGATATCATATTATCCAATCAAAAATAGCCATTGGTTCCGGTGGGTTATTTGGTAAAGGCTGGTTAAACGGCACTCAATCACAACTCGATTTTATTCCCGAGCGTCATACCGATTTTATTTTCGCCGTGATCGGGGAAGAATTTGGCCTGATCGGGTTTATTGTCCTGATGCTGTTATATCTGCTGATCCTATATCGCTGCATTCATATCAGTCTGCAGGCCCAGAACTGTTTCGATCGTTTATTGGGCGGTGCATTATCGCTGACCTTTTTCTTTTATGTGTTTATCAATATCGGCATGGTCAGCGGGATCCTGCCGGTGGTTGGTGTGCCACTGCCCATGGTCAGTTATGGTGGCACCGCGATGATCACGTTGTGTGCCGGTTTCGGTATTTTAATGTCGATCCATACTCACCGTCGGCTTTTGGCTTAATACAGGTATTTTTATGAAACGAATCATGGCGCTGGCCTTTTCTTTGTTCTTAACCGGAACAGTCACTGCTGCAACCTTAAGCCCGCAAGATAATCAGCGATTGGTCGCCCTCAGCCAGGAAATCAATGTGCCGATGACAGAGCTGACACAGGCAGTTCAGGAAGCCAACTTTCGCCAATCCGTGCTGGATGCTTTCACCCACACCGCGGAAAGCAAACCCTGGTATGAATACAAAGCGCTGTTTTTGACTGACAAACGGATTAATGAAGGCGTTGAATTCTGGCGCGCTCATGCAACCGCACTGGCTCGTGCTGAAAAGACCTTCCATGTTCCCGCCAGTGTGATTGTGGCCATCCTCGGTGTTGAAACCTTTTACGGCAACAAAATGGGAGAACACCCGATCCTCGACTCTTTATTTACGCTGGCATTTTATCACCCCACCCGTACGCCTTTTT
It contains:
- the mrdA gene encoding penicillin-binding protein 2, with the translated sequence MSRIAFKNQVLESALFARRMWFSVFVIVLMIAMLFANLYYLQIVQYQDYQTRSNDNRIKVIPNAPPRGLIFDRNGVLLAENQPEFSLEIIPEQTTNLKQTIQELTDLLGLDPENIPRILTEARHNRKFNPLTLAEQLNEEQVAKFSVNQYRFPGCSIEAYLKRHYPYADELTHALGYVARINVKDLQRLDKEGKLANYAATHDIGKQGVEKYYEDELHGQAGYQEVEVNNKGRVLRTLKYQPPQAGQDLYLSIDSKLQKRGYELMQGRKGGIIMMDPRDGSILAFVSAPSYDPNIFVRGVTGKEYSALLNDPARPLINRISQGGYAPASTVKPLLAVMGLNEGAITPTSRYFGGPTFQIPGTARKFRDWRRGGHGWLDVYRAIEVSADTFFYDLAYRVGIDKINEYMTRFGFGNYSGLDIYEESTGVLPSRDWKLKRHRQPWFQGDTISVGIGQGYWTATLIQLARAHSILTQHGRIITPHLGLAFGHGDKRQPIVPPEQEPIKVKDDSYWGVSLQGMYLVINGPEGSGRHAFAGAPYKAAGKSGTAQIVGMKENQRYDASKIKAEHRDNALFVSFAPFDNPRVVCAVILENAGGGGKNAAPIARAMLDAYLLGKYDADVKDDDEAAAH
- the rodA gene encoding rod shape-determining protein RodA, with amino-acid sequence MNEENSKSQLWQKIHIDLPLLFAIIALLSFSMVILYSATGQHMDMLLNKLIHMSIAFTVMLIMAQFSPGFYARWAPPAYLVCILLLLCVMVFGHIGKGAQRWLDLGFIKFQPSEFLKIVMPMTIAAFMDRHPLPPRLAHVAIALTLVLIPTILIAKQPDLGTAILVAVSGVFVIFLAGINWWLIIAAVALLCAFMPVIWFFLMHDYQRQRVLTFLNPENDPLGTGYHIIQSKIAIGSGGLFGKGWLNGTQSQLDFIPERHTDFIFAVIGEEFGLIGFIVLMLLYLLILYRCIHISLQAQNCFDRLLGGALSLTFFFYVFINIGMVSGILPVVGVPLPMVSYGGTAMITLCAGFGILMSIHTHRRLLA